One Candidatus Woesearchaeota archaeon genomic region harbors:
- a CDS encoding YdeI/OmpD-associated family protein → MTKKEIAAGVVHKVPADMEKALSSDVHILAKWNSLTLIQRNEWICWTTIVKKLETRTEHIERMVAELKEGERQPCCWPGCPHRRPKAEKWFKNR, encoded by the coding sequence ATGACCAAAAAAGAAATCGCCGCTGGTGTAGTACATAAAGTGCCGGCGGACATGGAAAAAGCTTTGTCTTCTGACGTGCACATACTTGCCAAGTGGAACAGTCTTACACTGATCCAACGAAACGAGTGGATTTGCTGGACTACCATCGTTAAAAAGCTGGAAACGAGAACCGAACATATCGAGCGCATGGTTGCTGAGTTGAAAGAAGGTGAACGGCAACCCTGCTGCTGGCCCGGTTGTCCTCACCGTCGACCAAAGGCGGAAAAATGGTTTAAAAATAGATAG